In Vanacampus margaritifer isolate UIUO_Vmar chromosome 18, RoL_Vmar_1.0, whole genome shotgun sequence, a genomic segment contains:
- the LOC144038217 gene encoding myosin heavy chain, skeletal muscle, adult-like has product MDAEMAVFGEAAHYLRRPERERIEAQNRPFDAKTCVYVVDPKELFVKGTIQSKDKGKVTVKTDAGKVFTATDDEVFPMNPPKFDKIEDMAMMTHLNEAAVLYNLKERYAAWMIYTYSGLFCVTVNPYKWLPVYNQEVVVAYRGKKRQEAPPHIFSISDNAYQFLLTGRENQSILITGESGAGKTVNTKRVIQYFATIAGSGDKKKDSGATGKLQGNLEDQIISANPLLEAFGNAKTVRNDNSSRFGKFIRIHFGTTGKLASADIETYLLEKSRVTFQLSAERSYHIFYQIMSNKKPELIEALLITTNPYDYPFLSQGEISVASIDDSDELLATDSAIDTLGFSGEERIGIYKLTGAVMHYGNMKFKQKQREEQAEPDGTEVADKAAYLMGMNSADLLKALCYPRVKVGNEYVTKGQTVQQVYNSIGALAKSVYEKMFMWMVIRINQMLDTKQPRQFFIGVLDIAGFEIFDYNSLEQLCINFTNEKLQQFFNHHMFVLEQEEYKKEGIEWEFIDFGMDLAACIELIEKPMGIFSILEEECMFPKASDTTFKNKLYDQHLGKSNNFQKPKPIKGKAEAHFSLVHYAGTVDYSITGWLDKNKDPLNETVVQLFQKAGLKLLAFLYSSYSSSDDNSAGGSTKKAAKKKGSSFQTVSALFRENLGKLMTNLRSTHPHFVRCLIPNETKTPGIMEHHLVIHQLRCNGVLEGIRICRKGFPSRILYGDFKQRYKVLNASVIPDGQFIDNKKAAEKLLGSIDVDHTQYRFGHTKVFFKAGLLGLLEEMRDERLASLITITQALCRGFLRRKEIQQMAERRESVYTIQYNIRSFMNVKHWPWMKLYFKIKPLLRSAETEKEMAIMKEEFAKCKEDLAKSEAKKKELEAKMVSLVQEKNDLCLQIQTEGESLADAEDRCDGLIKNKIVLEAKTKELSERLEDEEEVNAELTAKKRKLEDECSELKRDIDDLELTLAKVEKEKHATENKVKNLTEEMSSLDDTIVKLSKEKSALQQAHQQTLEDLQAEEDKVNSLSKAKIKLEQQVDDLEGSLEQEKKNHMDVERSKRKIEGDLNLAHEAIMDLENDKQTLEEHLKKKDFELSQLTSKIEDEQSIAVQSQKKFKDLQARIEELEEEIEAEHVARAKVERQRGEIARELEEISERLEESGGATAAQIEMNKKREVEFQKLRRDLEESTLHHEAIAAALRKKHADSVAELGEHIDNLQRVKQKLEKEKSEYKMEVDDMSGNIEVAVKAKSHYEKLCHSMEDQLSEYKVKHDEDSRLITELNTQRARLQNENGEFSRLLEEKEAILSQMSRAKLAFTQQVDELKRQVEEETKAKSALAHALQSARHDCDLLREQFEEEQEAKAELQRAMSKANSEVAQWRTKYETDAIQRNDELEEAKKKLTQRLQDAEEANEAVNAKCSSLEKTKQRLQGEVDDLMVEVERANVQAAFLDKKQRSFDKILSESRQKYEESQADLEGSQRECRTLSTELFKIKNSYEEALDHLEVLKRENTNLQQEISDLSDQLGENGKVMHELEKTKKHTETEKTEIQTALEEAEASLEHEESKILRIQLELTQVKGEVDRRLAEKDEEIEQMKRNHLRMVDTLQSALDAEVRSKNDAMRIRKKMETDLNELEMQLSHSNRQASEAQKQLKSIQAHLKEQTLLLDNALRSQEDLKEQVAILERRSTLMQSEVEELRAALEQSDRSRKLAEQELADACERAGLLHSQNTSLLNQKRKLDADVSQLQGELEEAIQESRNADEKAKKAITDAAMMAEELKKEQDTSSHLERMKKNLEASVKDLQHRLDEAESLALKGGKKQLQKLEARVRELEGEMESEQRRAADAIKGVRKYERRIRELTYQTEEDKKTVLRLQDLVDKLQLKVKLYKRQNEEVEEQANDNLAKLRKVQHELEEAQERADIAESQVNKMRSKSREFGRVANSE; this is encoded by the exons ATGGATGCTGAAATGGCTGTGTTCGGGGAGGCGGCCCACTACCTAAGGCGGCCTGAACGGGAACGGATCGAGGCCCAGAATCGGCCCTTTGACGCCAAAACTTGCGTGTATGTGGTGGATCCAAAAGAGCTCTTTGTTAAAGGCACTATACAGAGCAAAGATAAGGGGAAAGTGACTGTAAAAACTGATGCGGGAAAG GTTTTCACAGCGACGGATGACGAAGTCTTCCCTATGAATCCGCCCAAGTTTGACAAAATTGAGGACATGGCCATGATGACTCACCTCAATGAGGCTGCTGTGCTGTACAACCTCAAAGAGCGTTATGCAGCGTGGATGATTTAT ACCTACTCCGGACTCTTCTGTGTCACTGTGAATCCTTACAAGTGGCTCCCGGTGTACAACCAAGAGGTCGTGGTGGCCTACAGGGGCAAAAAGCGCCAGGAGGCCCCACCGCACATCTTCTCCATCTCGGACAATGCCTATCAGTTCTTGCTCACTG GTAGAGAAAACCAGTCCATCCTTATCAC TGGAGAATCCGGCGCAGGGAAGACTGTCAACACCAAGCGTGTGATCCAGTACTTTGCAACAATTGCAGGGTCCGGGGATAAAAAGAAAGACTCGGGTGCAACTGGCAAATTACAG GGAAATCTGGAGGACCAAATCATCTCTGCTAACCCCCTGCTGGAGGCTTTTGGAAATGCAAAGACTGTCAGAAATGATAATTCCTCACGTTTT ggcAAATTCATAAGAATTCACTTTGGCACAACAGGAAAATTGGCCTCCGCGGACATTGAAACAT ATTTGTTGGAAAAATCCAGAGTTACCTTCCAGCTGTCTGCAGAGAGAAGTTATCATATTTTTTACCAGATCATGTCCAACAAGAAGCCTGAGCTCATAG AGGCTCTGCTCATTACTACCAACCCGTATGACTACCCATTCCTCAGCCAGGGAGAGATCAGTGTAGCCAGCATTGACGACAGTGATGAGCTGTTGGCTACAGAT AGTGCTATTGATACCCTCGGCTTCAGCGGAGAGGAGCGGATCGGCATTTACAAGCTCACAGGTGCTGTGATGCATTATGGCAACATGAAGTTCAAGCAGAAGCAGAGAGAAGAGCAGGCAGAGCCAGATGGGACAGAAG TGGCTGACAAAGCGGCTTATCTGATGGGTATGAACTCCGCAGATCTATTGAAAGCGCTGTGTTATCCCAGAGTGAAAGTGGGGAATGAGTATGTAACCAAAGGACAGACTGTGCAACAG gtctacaattcCATTGGTGCTTTGGCCAAATCAGTGTATGAGAAGATGTTTATGTGGATGGTCATCCGCATCAAtcaaatgttggacaccaagcAGCCACGTCAGTTCTTTATTGGCGTCTTGGATATTGCTGGCTTTGAGATCTTCGAC taTAACAGTTTGGAGCAGCTGTGTATCAATTTCACCAATGAgaaattgcaacagtttttcAACCATCACATGTTTGTGTTGGAGCAAGAAGAGTATAAGAAAGAAGGCATCGAGTGGGAGTTCATTGACTTTGGGATGGATCTGGCTGCTTGTATAGAGCTCATTGAAAAG CCAATGGGCATCTTTTCTATCCTTGAAGAGGAATGCATGTTCCCCAAGGCATCAGATACCACCTTCAAAAACAAACTGTATGACCAACATCTTGGAAAGTCAAACAACTTCCAGAAGCCCAAGCCTATCAAAGGCAAAGCCGAGGCTCACTTCTCTCTGGTGCACTACGCTGGCACTGTGGACTACAGCATCACCGGCTggttagacaaaaacaaggaccCGCTCAATGAAACTGTAGTCCAGCTCTTCCAGAAGGCAGGCCTAAAACTATTGGCATTTCTTTATAGCAGTTATTCTTCATCAGATG ATAACTCTGCTGGAGGAAGTACAAAGAAAGCTGCCAAAAAGAAGGGCTCCTCCTTCCAGACCGTTTCAGCTCTTTTTAGG GAGAACCTTGGGAAGCTAATGACAAATCTCAGGAGTACCCATCCACATTTTGTTAGGTGTCTCAttccaaatgaaacaaaaactccAG GGATCATGGAACACCATCTGGTTATACACCAGCTCCGATGTAATGGTGTGCTGGAAGGAATCAGGATCTGCAGGAAGGGCTTTCCCAGTCGGATTTTGTATGGAGATTTCAAGCAAAG GTACAAAGTGTTGAATGCCAGTGTTATCCCTGATGGCCAATTCATTGACAACAAGAAAGCTGCAGAGAAGCTCTTAGGATCTATAGATGTGGATCATACACAGTATAGATTTGGGCATACAAAG GTGTTCTTCAAAGCAGGTCTTCTGGGTCTCCTAGAAGAAATGAGGGATGAGCGACTGGCCTCCCTCATCACTATCACTCAAGCCTTGTGTCGTGGCTTCCTCAGGAGGAAGGAAATTCAGCAAATGGCCGAGAGGAG AGAATCTGTTTACACCATCCAGTATAACATCCGCTCCTTCATGAATGTCAAACACTGGCCATGGATGAAGCTTTACTTCAAGATTAAACCACTCTTGAGGAGTGCTGAAACAGAGAAGGAAATGGCCATTATGAAGGAAGAATTTGCTAAATGCAAAGAGGATTTAGCTAAATCTGAAGCTAAGAAAAAGGAGCTGGAAGCCAAAATGGTTTCCCTGGTTCAAGAGAAGAATGATTTGTGTCTGCAGATCCAAACT GAAGGCGAAAGTCTGGCAGATGCAGAAGATAGATGTGATGGActcataaaaaacaagattgtgTTGGAGGCAAAAACCAAAGAATTGAGCGAACGACtggaggatgaggaagaggtGAATGCTGAACTCACTGCTAAGAAAAGGAAGTTGGAGGATGAATGCTCCGAGCTGAAAAGGGATATTGATGACTTAGAGCTCACCCTGGCCAAAGTTGAAAAGGAAAAGCATGCCACTGAAAACAAG gtAAAAAATTTGACAGAAGAGATGTCTTCCCTGGATGATACAATTGTCAAGTTATCCAAGGAGAAGTCCGCCTTGCAGCAAGCACACCAGCAGACCCTGGAAGACCTGCAAGCAGAGGAAGACAAAGTCAACTCTCTGAGCAAAGCTAAGATCAAGTTGGAGCAACAAGTTGATGAT CTGGAGGGGTCTCTAGAACAAGAGAAGAAGAACCACATGGATGTCGAAAGGAGCAAGAGGAAGATCGAAGGAGATCTTAATCTAGCCCACGAAGCCATAATGGATTTGGAAAATGACAAACAAACGCTGGAGGAGCACCTTAAAAA GAAAGACTTCGAATTAAGCCAACTTACATCCAAAATCGAAGATGAGCAGAGTATAGCTGTGCAGTCTCAGAAAAAGTTTAAGGACCTGCAG GCACGCATTGAAGAGCTAGAAGAGGAGATTGAAGCAGAGCATGTTGCCAGAGCCAAGGTGGAGAGACAGCGGGGTGAAATCGCACGGGAGCTTGAGGAGATCAGCGAGAGGTTAGAGGAGTCCGGTGGGGCCACTGCAGCTCAGATAGAGATGAACAAGAAGCGAGAGGTGGAGTTTCAGAAACTAAGACGGGACCTGGAGGAGTCCACGCTCCACCATGAGGCGATAGCCGCCGCCTTAAGGAAGAAACACGCCGACAGTGTGGCTGAGCTGGGGGAGCACATTGACAACCTGCAACGGGTAAAGCAAAagctggagaaggagaagagcGAATACAAGATGGAGGTTGATGACATGTCCGGCAACATTGAAGTTGCAGTAAAAGCAAAG AGTCATTATGAGAAGCTGTGTCACTCCATGGAGGACCAACTGAGTGAATACAAAGTGAAACATGATGAAGATTCTCGTTTGATCACTGAATTAAACACACAAAGGGCAAGGCTCCAGAATGAAAATG GTGAGTTTTCTCGTCTTCTGGAGGAGAAAGAAGCAATCCTTTCTCAAATGTCAAGGGCTAAGCTTGCCTTCACCCAACAAGTTGATGAGCTCAAGAGACAAGTTGAGGAGGAAACAAAG GCTAAGAGTGCCCTGGCTCACGCTCTCCAATCTGCACGTCATGACTGTGATCTGCTTAGGGAACAATTTGAAGAGGAGCAGGAGGCCAAAGCTGAGCTCCAGAGGGCAATGTCTAAAGCCAACAGTGAGGTGGCACAATGGAGAACAAAATATGAGACTGATGCCATTCAGCGCAATGATGAACTGGAAGAGGCAAA GAAAAAGCTCACTCAACGTTTGCAAGATGCTGAAGAGGCTAACGAGGCTGTGAATGCCAAGTGCTCCTCATTGGAAAAGACAAAGCAGAGGCTCCAAGGAGAAGTGGACGACCTCATGGTTGAAGTGGAAAGAGCCAATGTGCAAGCAGCGTTCCTGGATAAAAAGCAGAGGAGCTTTGATAAG attttGTCTGAATCAAGACAGAAGTATGAAGAAAGTCAAGCTGACCTGGAAGGCTCGCAACGGGAATGTCGAACCCTCAGCACAGAGCTCTTTAAAATCAAGAACTCTTATGAAGAAGCTTTGGATCACCTCGAGGTCCTCAAACGAGAGAATACAAACTTACAGC AGGAGATCTCCGACCTCTCTGACCAACTTGGTGAAAATGGCAAAGTCATGCATGAGCTGGAGAAGACTAAGAAACATACAGAGACTGAAAAAACAGAGATCCAGACTGCATTAGAGGAGGCAGAG GCTTCTCTTGAACATGAAGAATCAAAAATTCTCCGCATCCAGCTTGAGCTCACTCAAGTCAAAGGGGAAGTAGATCGAAGGCTGGCTGAGAAGGACGAAGAGATTGAGCAGATGAAACGCAACCACCTGCGCATGGTGGACACTTTGCAGTCCGCCTTGGATGCTGAAGTACGCAGCAAGAATGATGCCATGCGAATCAGGAAGAAGATGGAGACTGACCTCAATGAGTTGGAGATGCAGTTGAGCCACTCCAATCGGCAGGCTTCTGAAGCCCAGAAACAGCTGAAGAGCATACAAGCCCACCTCAAG GAGCAAACTCTTCTCTTGGATAATGCACTGCGCAGCCAAGAGGACCTTAAGGAGCAGGTAGCCATATTGGAGCGCAGAAGCACCTTGATGCAATCCGAAGTGGAAGAGCTGAGGGCTGCGCTGGAACAATCGGACAGAAGCCGCAAATTAGCTGAACAGGAACTTGCTGATGCCTGTGAGAGAGCTGGCTTGCTGCACTCACAG AACACAAGTCTTCTCAACCAAAAGAGGAAGTTGGATGCGGATGTCAGCCAGCTGCAGGGGGAGCTGGAGGAAGCGATCCAAGAGTCTCGCAATGCTGATGAGAAAGCAAAGAAAGCGATCACTGAT GCAGCCATGATGGCAGAGGAGCTAAAGAAAGAACAGGATACCAGCAGCCACCTGGAGAGGATGAAAAAGAACTTGGAGGCCTCAGTGAAGGACTTGCAGCACCGCCTCGATGAAGCTGAGAGCCTTGCATTGAAGGGGGGCAAGAAGCAGCTCCAGAAACTGGAGGCTCGG GTGCGTGAACTGGAGGGTGAAATGGAGAGTGAACAGAGAAGAGCTGCCGATGCTATCAAGGGAGTTCGTAAATATGAGAGGCGGATCAGGGAACTCACGTACCAGACAGAAGAGGACAAGAAGACTGTTTTGAGACTTCAGGACCTTGTTGATAAACTGCAACTCAAAGTCAAATTATACAAACGGCAGAATGAGGAAGTG GAGGAGCAAGCCAATGATAATCTTGCTAAATTAAGGAAGGTCCAACATGAACTGGAAGAGGCCCAGGAGAGAGCAGACATTGCTGAGTCTCAAGTCAATAAGATGAGAAGCAAAAGCAGAGAATTTGGAAGG GTTGCTAATTCAGAGTAG